The Virgibacillus sp. SK37 region AACTAAGCTTGCTCTAAGTTGTTTTTTCAATTTCTTTCGCATTTCACGTTTTACATCTTCTTTTTCTATCCAATCTATCACTGCATTGTCTTGAATAATCTCCGTAATAATTTCAGTTAAATCTCTTAAACTTTCTTGTTCCATTTCAACTGGAATTTGTTGTTCTAGTAACTGATAAAACGGTAACTGCTTGGCATCCTTTAGCCCAAACGACTGACTTTCTTGTTCCATGTCCATCATTTCTTCTCGCATAGCATGGTATTCTTCCAATAGTTCGTCAATTGTTAATTGACGTGCCTTTCGTTGTTCGATTAGTTGCTCTAATCGTTCTCTTAATGATGTGTATTTGACTGGATTCTCATCTAGTTTGATTCGTATTTCATACTTAATGGCATGTTCCATTTCAGCTGCTTTTGCTTCTGGTGTTTTCAATTCATCTAGCTTCTCATCAAATTTATTGGTTAGTATGTTTACTGGCTCAAAAAGAATCTCTGGTGTTGATGCATAAACATACTCCTCAATAAGTTCACGTACCTTTCCACCACAATCGGATATATCCATCGTGCCATCATCGACATAGTAACGAGACTTTGCTAGTTTTCTAACTTTTCCTAGCCATTTCAAATCATCTACATAGGCTTTCGCTTTCGGACTAGGCATCACCATATCCATGCTTTCCGAAAACTTCTTAAAGGCTGTATCAAACTTATTACGAACATCTTCTGGTTCCAGCACCTTCAAACAAGCTTCAAGGTCACTCTTATTAATATAATCAAAGAATTGCATGACTCGGCGATGACGAGATTGTAATCGTGGTAATTCTTCATCTACATGATGCATGGCCCCTTTAATATCTTCTTCATGGAAAATTCCCAATGCTTCTTCTAAAAATTGCGATACACCATAATAATCAACAATTAATCCGTGTGTCTTTTTATCATACGTTCGGTTCGTTCTAGCAATAGCTTGAAGCAAGTTATGTTCCTTTAAAGGTTTGTCTAAGTACATCACTTGTTCAATCGGTGCATCAAACCCTGTTAACAATTTATCGCATACAATTAAAAAGGCTAATGGGTCTTCATCTAATGGTTTCTTAAAGCGTTGGATAAGTTCTTTTTCCTCCGCTCGTGATATGCCATATTGTTTCATTTCCTCTGAATCGTTATGACCACTTGAAATGATAACTGCTGATTCATAATCACTGAGTTCATCCATTAATTTTTTATAAGCAACAGCTGCTTGACGAGATACGGAAACAATTTGGGCTTTAAATCCGTTTGGCTGAATATGTTGCTCATAATGCTCTATCATATCAAGGACAACGGTTTTAAGTCTTTTAGGTGATGCGGTTAATGCTTCTTCTGTCACATATGTTTGTTTAATCCGTTCTTTATCTTCATCCGAATAATCACGAAAGAAACGGTCAAATAATGTATCAATCGTTTCCCCTTGGACATGTAAATCCACCAATCTAGCTTCGTAAAAAATAGGAACGGTAGCTCCATCTTGTACCGCTTTTTCTATAGGGTACTTATCAATGTACGTCCCAAACGTTCGAACGGTACTTTTATCTTCTTTATCAATTGGTGTACCTGTAAATCCGATATAAGTTGCGTTTGGCAAACCAATGCGCATATTCATCGCTAGCGAACTATACTGGGAACGGTGTGACTCATCAACTAACACAATGACATTATCTGAATCTGTTAGTAATGGATACTCTTCATCTTCTTCAGTTTGGAATTTCTGTACTAAGGTCATCACCGTAGAACCTGGACCTTGTTGTAATAACTTTTGGAGTTCTTCTACAGACTCCGCTTGTTTCGGGTTCG contains the following coding sequences:
- a CDS encoding type I restriction endonuclease subunit R, producing the protein MSEAQAWNEETLVENRMIDQLQKLGYTYVHGTELDKERTSQTEVVLKGRLQAAIQRLNPWINENNLNKVVRSLTHMEATSLMEANQHFHELLINQLSVQQDVGSGRKNQTVKLIDFDNIEKNGFIITNQFSYTHANETIRPDIMLYVNGLPLVVIECKSPALPPDEQIGHGVKQLRRYQQENEALFHYNQFVIATSNDRAKVGTIGAKAQHYSAWKEPYPLSVQGIGENATAQDILTTGLLDKKRLFDIILNFIVYEPEDGRVIKKMARYQQYRAVNKAVERILIGEHPQARGGVVWATQGSGKSLSMVFLSMKLRRLKQLENPVIVVVTDRQDLDTQITATFKRCGFPNPKQAESVEELQKLLQQGPGSTVMTLVQKFQTEEDEEYPLLTDSDNVIVLVDESHRSQYSSLAMNMRIGLPNATYIGFTGTPIDKEDKSTVRTFGTYIDKYPIEKAVQDGATVPIFYEARLVDLHVQGETIDTLFDRFFRDYSDEDKERIKQTYVTEEALTASPKRLKTVVLDMIEHYEQHIQPNGFKAQIVSVSRQAAVAYKKLMDELSDYESAVIISSGHNDSEEMKQYGISRAEEKELIQRFKKPLDEDPLAFLIVCDKLLTGFDAPIEQVMYLDKPLKEHNLLQAIARTNRTYDKKTHGLIVDYYGVSQFLEEALGIFHEEDIKGAMHHVDEELPRLQSRHRRVMQFFDYINKSDLEACLKVLEPEDVRNKFDTAFKKFSESMDMVMPSPKAKAYVDDLKWLGKVRKLAKSRYYVDDGTMDISDCGGKVRELIEEYVYASTPEILFEPVNILTNKFDEKLDELKTPEAKAAEMEHAIKYEIRIKLDENPVKYTSLRERLEQLIEQRKARQLTIDELLEEYHAMREEMMDMEQESQSFGLKDAKQLPFYQLLEQQIPVEMEQESLRDLTEIITEIIQDNAVIDWIEKEDVKREMRKKLKKQLRASLVPNKQVEQVARQLMELGEVHYKS